Part of the Sphingobium sp. TKS genome is shown below.
ACCGGATTTCGATCAGCCCGATCGCGCCCCGCCGGAAATCCCGCCGGGCTGATCGACGCATTTTGGCAACAGAGAGTCAGTTTTCCACAGAAACGGGAAATAATGCGCCGGCAATCGCTGGACAGGCTCCTGCATCCATGATTGAACTATGACAAACAGATGAAATCGGGAGAGGCGCGGCTGACATCAAGGGGGTCAACGTGCACAGGGTTCGCGCTAAGCTGGAATGGTTCAAGACAGTGATCCTGCCACAGGAAGCTGCTCTCCGGGGGCGGCTCAGGCGGATACTTCCTGCCAATCAGGAACTGGAAGACATGGTCGCGGAGGTTCTCGCCCGCGCCTATGCCACTGAAAATTGGGAAAATGTGACCACGGGCCGGGCGTATCTCTTCACGATCGCCCGCAATCTGGTGATCGACACGGCCCGCCGCAACAAGGTGGTCAGTTTCGAAACCATTGCCGACCTGGAATTGCTGCAGGGCGAAAATAATGTGGAAGCGCAGCTCCACGCCCGCGAAGCTTTGCGCCAGGTCGAAGCAATCGTCGATTCGCTGCCGACACAATGCCGCCGGGTCTTCATTCTTCGCCGTATCCACGAAAAATCGATGCTGGAAATAGCGGAGGAGATGTCTCTATCCGTTTCTACTGTTGAAAAACATCTGGCCAAAGCGATCGCAATAGTTATGCGGGCCTGGGCGGAACGTGAGGAAACGGATTTCGAACGTGCGGGCGTCGGGACCAGATTCGGGCTACGAAAGCAGGGACAAGATCGAGGCGGAAGCCGCGCGCCTGCTGGCAAGGCTTAATTGCGACCCCAGCGCGCAGGACGAAGCCGAATTCTGCCGCTGGATCGAATCGGACCCCCGCCATGCCGTGGCGTTCGCCCGGGCCGAAGCCGCCTGGGAAGCGGCCGAGCGCCTGAAGAGTGCCGCCGCCGAGGTCAACCTGCCTCCGCTGGAAGCCATAGTCAGCGAGGAACAGCAGCGCCGCCTGTCGCGCAACATCATGATCGCCGCCGCCGTCGCGGTGATGCTGTTCATCGTCGCCGCGATCGTCACCGTCCGCACCTTCAGCGGCGTGGATCATTACGAAACCCGGATCGGCCAGATCAGCGACATCGCGCTCAATGACGGCTCCACCCTGCACCTCAACA
Proteins encoded:
- a CDS encoding RNA polymerase sigma factor, which encodes MHRVRAKLEWFKTVILPQEAALRGRLRRILPANQELEDMVAEVLARAYATENWENVTTGRAYLFTIARNLVIDTARRNKVVSFETIADLELLQGENNVEAQLHAREALRQVEAIVDSLPTQCRRVFILRRIHEKSMLEIAEEMSLSVSTVEKHLAKAIAIVMRAWAEREETDFERAGVGTRFGLRKQGQDRGGSRAPAGKA